One window of Gammaproteobacteria bacterium genomic DNA carries:
- the rpsG gene encoding 30S ribosomal protein S7, whose amino-acid sequence MSRRKQAERRTVLPDPKFGSDKLAKFINMVMKSGKKAVAERIVYGALDQIGGKRGAEPMEVLDRALENVRPMVEVKSRRVGGATYQVPVEVRPVRQQALAMRWIIESARARGEKSMPQRLAGELLEAAENRGNAVKKREDVHRMAEANKAFAHYRW is encoded by the coding sequence ATGTCCCGCAGAAAACAAGCTGAACGGCGCACCGTCCTGCCGGATCCCAAGTTCGGGAGCGACAAGCTCGCCAAGTTCATCAATATGGTGATGAAAAGCGGCAAGAAGGCCGTAGCCGAGCGTATCGTGTACGGCGCGCTCGATCAGATCGGCGGCAAGCGCGGCGCCGAGCCCATGGAAGTGCTGGATCGCGCACTCGAAAACGTGCGCCCCATGGTCGAGGTCAAATCGCGGCGCGTGGGCGGCGCCACCTATCAGGTGCCGGTCGAAGTGCGCCCGGTGCGCCAGCAGGCGCTTGCCATGCGCTGGATCATCGAGTCGGCGCGCGCGCGCGGCGAGAAGTCCATGCCGCAGCGGCTCGCCGGTGAATTGCTGGAAGCCGCTGAGAATCGCGGCAACGCCGTCAAGAAGCGCGAAGACGTGCATCGCATGGCCGAGGCCAACAAGGCCTTCGCGCACTATCGCTGGTAA
- the rpsL gene encoding 30S ribosomal protein S12 has protein sequence MATFNQLVRKPRTRRLEKTRVPALGGSPQKRGVCTRVYTTTPKKPNSALRKVAKVRLTNGFEVISYIGGEGHNLQEHSVVLIRGGRVKDLPGVRYHTVRGSLDCAGVSDRKQGRSKYGAKRPKS, from the coding sequence ATGGCGACGTTTAATCAGTTGGTGCGCAAACCGCGTACCCGCAGACTGGAAAAGACCCGGGTGCCGGCGCTGGGCGGCTCGCCGCAGAAGCGCGGCGTGTGCACGCGCGTGTATACCACCACGCCCAAAAAACCGAACTCGGCGCTGCGCAAGGTGGCCAAGGTGCGGCTCACCAACGGTTTCGAGGTGATCAGCTACATCGGCGGCGAGGGCCATAATCTGCAGGAGCACTCGGTGGTGCTGATCCGCGGCGGCCGTGTCAAGGACCTGCCGGGCGTGCGCTATCACACGGTGCGCGGCTCGCTGGATTGCGCCGGCGTGAGCGACCGCAAGCAGGGCCGCTCCAAGTACGGCGCCAAACGTCCCAAGTCCTGA